CAACTCATCTCAGATACACTGATAAAAATCCTGTTACGTgcattttgtataaaaataGGATCAAACGGAGAAAATGGAAAACACAAAGGGTCGTGAAAGCttatttgatttagttcacTAATCACCAAAGCACTTCTGAAGAAGCCCTTCAAGTGGCGTGTGCATTACACACCATGGCACTCATATTATCTTATATGCGTTCCATTAAACTACCACGAGGTATGTATGTTGTGCAGATTGGCATTCATGGTATTGTTGCAAGAAAAGAAATCTGGTTTGCAGTAAAACAATATGCGTTCAACAGCGATTTTAGAAAGTGACAAGCAAAGAGTCCCGATACCATGGAGATCTAAAAGTTCTACCTTCCTACTCTAATGAAAATAACCATGAAATAGATGAAACTAAGCATACCTCGCCAACAAAGTCCAAATCCATCTCGGTTGCTGTCTTACGAGATCCTCCTTCCCCAAAAATGAACGAACATTCGGCACAGTGTGGACACTTAAAATAGCTCATGTTCTCTACAATTCCCAAAATCTACAAAAgcaattcaaatttaattatcttaacAATTACATCATCGATGATCTCCACAAACTTACAATGACAATGCAAACATATTAAGAGATGATGTACGAATAATAAAATCATACAGGAACTTCGACTTTAGAGAACATGTTAATTCCTCTACGGGCATCCATTAATGCTACATCTTGAGGCGTTGAAACAATCAATGCACCTACCAACAAACCAGTAATTGTtatggaaaaccaaatgatAGTTGTGAAACCAAGTTCATATGGAAgggtaaaagtggtcttttacTTGGATCTTCTTGGGCAGGGGGTCTAGGGGCACGAATCTGTATGTCTTCAGAAACCAGAAAACTTTGgtatttaatatttataaatataatagcattatattttacatataaattccTTCTTATATGATTAGGCCAACCATGCTGAAACATTATAGGACATTTACAGGCTGAAGGTTAGAGAAGCGATTGCGGTATTTTGATAGTTTGCTAAATGCATTTAACATAGATTAAAGATTGCACAAGATTCTGAGGCACAAGATACGAACCTCAGTTATCAAAGTAGATACTGCCTAAACCAAATGAGGGAAATTTGAACACAAGTACAAAAGCATTTTGAGGTTATGATCTTCAACCACCTGATAATTGCAGCCTTTGGGATACAGTTATATGCGCATCACCAGTGCCGGGAGGCATATCTACCACAAGAATATCAAGATTTCCCCAGTCAACCCCCCTAGTCATTTTTTCAAGAGCGCTCGATACCTGTAAGAATTAAACCAAAACACTATGAGAAAAAATGGATTGGAAATGCACTTTATTCTTGCCACACGTAACCATTAGAAGACTAATGTACAATACTATAGAGACCAGACGACCAATTGATGTCATTTAGAGTCAGACCACATGGTGAGAATAAAACATACTAATAATTTACATGACACCCAGGTCAAACATATTTATCACTTGTGATCATTTAACACCATATTTGCACGAGAAGACCAAATGACAATCCTGTATCTTCTTGGCAGCTCTAACACACTACTGATTATCACATCATTATCAAGATATTCGGTATTCCAACTTGAATTCGTGAGTTGCTGCTATCTTTACCCTGGCCTTTCTACCTTCTTGAAACTTTCCATTACTTTTGGGTGTTTTGTTCATTTTCTCTAAATAATAACAAATTTCTTAAACCCCTGCACAAAACTTTCAAAACTCATAGCAACCAAATATTTAACAATTAATAAATAAgtgatatatgtatgtatgtatgtatgtatgtatgtatgtatgtatgtatgtatgtatgtatgtatatgtatgtgtgtgtgtgtgtgtgtgtgtgtgtgaatgaagaagacttgtgcacaCGCATACAAACACAAGAAAAGAATCAGCTTGGTTACATTTCAAAAGGAACCACTTCAATTAATTAGTTTGCCTTCTTGCAAGATTAGGAGGAAACAAAATCTCATAAACTGTGCTTAAATAATGATGCAGTCTACACACTAGCACTCAGTATTAAAAGGTAGCACCAACAATCAAGTTATGACAAGggatataaaattatataagcAATTAAGCAATAAAAGACTTAGAGTTTGCAAAGTTATACCATAGGACCTCTCCAAACAAGTGGAGCATCCTTATCCACAAGAAGTCCCATTGACATACACTTGACTCCATAGCTCTCGATTGGAATCATTTTTTTATCTGGTAGAAGACGACTATAACGTTAATATTCTCAAATGTAGCATTAAGGAAGCAGTAAATAGTAGGAAGTGTATATGTCTGGTGCTTTTGTATGTCTTAGATATTAGATGTTTGCTTCATAATAGAGATAATACCAGATCTAACAGAAGATGCAAACCATGAACTTGTTATCTAATATGTTTGTGTGGGAATGTAGAGGGATACTTGTTTATAGGACTTGTCTTCTGCTGAGCCCAAAAGTTTGACTTGATTATGAAATGACACATGCTTACActgcagaaaatatgaaaaactaaattCTCGCAATGCCTATATAATGACTGGCTTAGCAAAAAGAAGAGGTTGATTATACTGTGAAATGCAAAGACTAGTATGGTACAGGAAGCTTTTGGAGATACTGAAACTGATTGGAAATCTTAGCTGCCATGTTATCTCTGTTTACACTTATTTCAAGATTGACCAGATAAATTATAATCTCTTAAGTGAActcaagaaaaataaacaaataccaTCAGTCACTTCAGGCTTTCTGTCGAGCTTCATCATTATCGGAACATTTGGTCCATACATGTCAGCATCAAGCAAGCCAACCTTCATCTGGCACTTGTTAGCAAGTGCAACAGCCAGATTAACTGCAATTCCAACCACTACGCGTAAATTATTCTGAATCATCAGAATCACAAAGTAAGCATTGCCGTGGAGTTCTTTTGCAAGACTTAAATCTTCAAAATGTGAAATCACCGAGATGGTAAATCCTAAACTTTCATGCATATTTTACCATCTAAAATTGGAGTCACTTATAGCTACCTCGCAACTCCAGCACCTAATAAGGCAAAGACAccatttttttcatcttttcaatgacaaaattaaccaaaacagCAGAAAATAATCAAAGACGTTCAGGAGCTTGGTAGTCCTCAGCTCACCACTATCCGGAAACTTATCCTTCTGGAGACCAATGCAATCACAAAAAGGGTGCGTATTTACACAATTTCAGTATAACCCAGATAGCTAAAATGCtcacaaactcaaaatttcaacCCTTTATAGATATTAACATTTAAACGAAAACCATATCGGTAAAAAtccaaaaatgtgaaaaaacaaaatggtaCCTGCGGTGGTGGACTTT
This genomic stretch from Pyrus communis chromosome 2, drPyrComm1.1, whole genome shotgun sequence harbors:
- the LOC137726979 gene encoding iron-sulfur protein required for NADH dehydrogenase, mitochondrial-like, whose amino-acid sequence is MRGLLKSLTRVGGGVRGYNSARKDLRIQGVKHAIAVASGKGGVGKSTTAVNLAVALANKCQMKVGLLDADMYGPNVPIMMKLDRKPEVTDDKKMIPIESYGVKCMSMGLLVDKDAPLVWRGPMVSSALEKMTRGVDWGNLDILVVDMPPGTGDAHITVSQRLQLSGALIVSTPQDVALMDARRGINMFSKVEVPILGIVENMSYFKCPHCAECSFIFGEGGSRKTATEMDLDFVGEIPLEVGIRKGSDNGVPIVISAPDSDVSKAYVDVAWKVVDRLAKEEQSRPQISL